One part of the Lytechinus pictus isolate F3 Inbred chromosome 3, Lp3.0, whole genome shotgun sequence genome encodes these proteins:
- the LOC129255450 gene encoding uncharacterized protein LOC129255450 translates to MKLLEIKGGLTQGEHPITPNLKRIPREKQLIETQKVNDVMKFISSDSIEDTNDLVYAGAVLVTERLGVRKQENTRKHCLPPWKRGLDSRIKGWRTDLSRLTEINLGNAEINNFKYLEEKYSIRRKGMKTVAEELKQRITSTTAKVKRYTDRVSQYRQNSLFENNQKRFYQEINVKMKDWSNIWSQPHNHNREAMCLKTTKEECATIVAQDDLTINKSKLEKIVRKMAPWKAAGPDDVQAFWVKRFTNLHERLSLQMNEIVVNGNPPEWMTKGRTVLIPKDPTKGNIPSNYRPITCLPILWKLLTGIISEEIYQHLDDQEILPWEQKGCRKGSRGTKEQLCIDKGIMKDSKKRKRNLAMAWIDYKKAYDMVPHS, encoded by the coding sequence ATGAAATTATTGGAGATAAAAGGGGGGTTAACACAAGGAGAGCACCCCATCACTCCTAATCTGAAGAGAATACCAAGAGAGAAACAACTTATAGAAACTCAGAAAGTCAACGATGTTATGAAGTTTATCAGCTCAGACAGTATTGAGGATACTAATGACCTCGTTTATGCTGGAGCAGTTCTGGTAACAGAGAGGTTAGGTGTAAGAAAACAGGAGAACACAAGGAAGCACTGCCTACCACCATGGAAAAGGGGGCTTGATAGTCGGATAAAGGGATGGAGGACAGACCTATCAAGACTGACAGAGATAAACCTTGGCAACGCAGAAATCAACAATTTTAAGTACCTTGAGGAGAAGTACAGTATTAGAAGGAAAGGAATGAAGACCGTCGCGGAGGAActaaaacaaagaataacaagCACTACAGCAAAAGTAAAGAGGTACACCGATCGAGTGTCACAATATAGACAAAATTCCTTGTTTGAGAACAACCAGAAGAGGTTCTACCAAGAAAttaatgtaaagatgaaagactGGAGCAACATTTGGAGCCAACCACACAATCACAACCGAGAAGCTATGTGCTTGAAAACAACGAAAGAGGAATGTGCAACTATAGTTGCACAGGATGATCTGACAATCAACAAAAGCAAGCTAGAAAAGATCGTTCGGAAAATGGCGCCATGGAAAGCTGCCGGTCCAGACGATGTGCAAGCTTTCTGGGTTAAAAGGTTCACAAATCTTCATGAAAGGCTGAGCTTGCAAATGAACGAGATTGTCGTGAATGGTAACCCCCCTGAATGGATGACAAAAGGAAGAACGGTTCTCATCCCAAAGGATCCTACCAAAGGCAACATTCCGTCAAACTACCGTCCAATTACCTGCTTGCCGATTCTCTGGAAGTTACTGACTGGCATAATATCAGAAGAAATATATCAACACCTGGACGATCAAGAGATACTACCATGGGAACAGAAGGGATGTAGAAAGGGAAGTAGAGGAACAAAAGAACAACTATGCATCGACAAAGGAATTATGAAAGAcagcaagaaaagaaaaaggaaccTCGCAATGGCATGGATTGACTACAAGAAAGCATACGACATGGTTCCGCACTCTTAG